The following are from one region of the Carnobacterium gallinarum DSM 4847 genome:
- a CDS encoding Rrf2 family transcriptional regulator — MSISTKFPVAVHVLSLLALNRQMTIYSDFIAGSVNTNPVVIRRVVGLLKKAGMVNSAPGIGGISLIKEPSEISLSAIYQAVTPAESKLFSLHQNTNPDCIIGRNIQSALEESMSNAEKALINELGNETLADILDKLQKHDQLA, encoded by the coding sequence ATGAGTATTTCAACTAAATTTCCAGTAGCTGTTCATGTGTTATCTTTGTTAGCGTTGAATCGTCAAATGACAATATATTCAGATTTTATTGCAGGTAGTGTGAATACGAATCCAGTTGTTATTCGGCGTGTAGTTGGTTTGCTAAAGAAGGCGGGAATGGTGAATTCAGCACCAGGGATTGGTGGTATTTCTTTAATTAAGGAGCCAAGTGAAATCAGCTTGTCAGCTATTTATCAGGCTGTGACACCGGCAGAGAGTAAGCTGTTTAGTCTTCATCAAAATACAAATCCAGATTGTATTATTGGAAGAAACATTCAGAGTGCTTTAGAAGAAAGTATGTCTAATGCTGAAAAAGCTTTAATTAACGAGCTAGGTAATGAAACTTTGGCAGATATCTTAGATAAGCTTCAAAAGCATGATCAATTGGCTTAG
- a CDS encoding initiation-control protein YabA, whose product MDKRTLYDSFTKLELDTDATLRQITALKTGVEELVEENAILRIENQHLRDRLSDIEKQKQVDEEVIEPEMTKSRMNLEKLYEDGFHVCNVFYGSRRVDDEPCAFCLDVIYGERK is encoded by the coding sequence ATGGATAAAAGAACTTTGTATGATAGTTTTACCAAATTAGAATTAGATACTGATGCTACATTACGCCAAATTACTGCACTTAAAACTGGAGTAGAAGAATTGGTAGAAGAAAATGCTATTTTACGTATTGAGAATCAGCATCTAAGAGATCGTTTAAGTGATATTGAAAAGCAAAAACAGGTTGATGAAGAAGTGATTGAGCCTGAGATGACTAAATCCCGTATGAATTTGGAAAAGTTATATGAAGATGGCTTTCATGTCTGTAACGTCTTTTATGGCTCTCGTCGAGTTGATGATGAACCATGTGCATTTTGTTTGGATGTTATCTATGGAGAAAGAAAGTAA
- a CDS encoding PSP1 domain-containing protein has protein sequence MKTVIGVRFKHAGTIYYFSPGVWECSVGDRVVVETQHSVEIGSVVIDKKEVLEEDLIHPLKPINSVATEKDFDKEKQNKQDATKAYEIATEKIAQHKLEMKLINVEYTFDRSKMVFNFSAEGRVDFRELVKDLASIFKTRIELRQIGVRDEAKLLGGIGPCGRMLCCSTFLGDFMPVSIKMAKDQNLSLNPTKISGLCGRLMCCLKYENDEYEAAKRELPDYGKKVVTPDGEGTVIGLNLLNRIIKVRLKGRETPLEYTMDELNEALASQ, from the coding sequence ATGAAAACCGTAATTGGTGTTAGATTTAAACATGCTGGCACAATTTATTACTTTTCTCCTGGTGTTTGGGAGTGTAGTGTTGGTGACCGAGTAGTTGTAGAAACGCAGCATAGTGTCGAAATCGGCAGTGTTGTGATAGATAAAAAAGAAGTTTTAGAGGAAGATTTAATTCATCCTTTGAAACCCATTAACAGTGTTGCAACTGAAAAAGATTTTGATAAAGAAAAACAAAATAAACAGGATGCAACTAAAGCATATGAGATTGCTACTGAAAAAATTGCTCAACATAAGCTAGAAATGAAACTGATTAATGTTGAATATACTTTCGATCGTAGCAAGATGGTCTTTAATTTTAGTGCAGAAGGTCGAGTTGACTTTCGAGAATTAGTTAAGGATTTAGCTAGTATTTTTAAAACACGAATTGAATTACGTCAGATTGGTGTTCGTGATGAAGCGAAGCTATTGGGAGGGATTGGTCCCTGTGGTCGGATGCTGTGTTGTTCAACGTTCTTAGGTGATTTTATGCCTGTTTCTATTAAGATGGCGAAAGATCAAAATCTTTCATTAAATCCGACAAAAATCTCTGGTTTGTGTGGTCGTTTGATGTGCTGTTTGAAATATGAGAATGATGAATACGAAGCAGCTAAACGTGAATTACCAGATTATGGAAAGAAAGTAGTTACACCAGATGGTGAAGGTACTGTTATTGGTTTAAATCTACTTAATCGAATTATTAAAGTGCGTTTGAAAGGTCGAGAAACGCCTTTAGAATACACGATGGATGAACTAAATGAAGCTTTAGCAAGTCAATAA
- the holB gene encoding DNA polymerase III subunit delta': protein MENEQNLEWLQPQLFTRFKQNLKHGQLAHAYLFEGVAGVGKKEMALWLAQGVFCLNKQEDNLPCGHCQNCTRILEHQHPDVIELAPDGLSIKVDQVRELKVEFSKSGVESRQKIFIVEDVEKMTIGAANSLLKFLEEPEGTVIAFLLTTAKQRILPTILSRCQLVHFSPLSKKMLLNELQKSDISENQGSLLVHLTNSLETAVEMNRNEWFNESRGIIWKWFQLISQNEKQAFIFVQTDVMPHFKEREQQLLIFELLLLAYRDALMLLYGSVDLLAYPQYQKNLQEFLAQSRGKDITQAIETILFSKKKLESNVSAQGVFEQMVLLLMSVSPVKTR from the coding sequence ATGGAAAATGAACAAAATCTAGAATGGCTCCAACCGCAGCTTTTTACTCGATTTAAACAAAATCTTAAGCATGGGCAACTTGCTCATGCTTACCTTTTTGAAGGCGTTGCTGGAGTTGGGAAAAAAGAGATGGCATTATGGTTAGCACAAGGTGTTTTTTGTTTAAATAAACAGGAAGATAATTTACCTTGTGGTCACTGTCAGAATTGTACCCGAATTCTAGAACATCAGCATCCTGATGTGATTGAGTTAGCGCCAGATGGTCTTTCGATTAAAGTGGATCAAGTTAGAGAATTAAAAGTCGAATTTTCTAAAAGTGGTGTTGAAAGTCGTCAAAAGATTTTTATTGTAGAAGATGTCGAAAAAATGACAATTGGAGCAGCGAATAGTTTACTAAAATTTTTAGAAGAACCAGAGGGAACCGTAATTGCTTTTCTACTGACAACAGCTAAGCAACGTATTTTACCGACTATTTTATCCCGCTGTCAATTAGTGCATTTTTCTCCATTATCGAAAAAAATGCTATTAAATGAACTGCAAAAATCTGATATTAGTGAAAATCAAGGTTCATTATTGGTACATTTAACAAATAGTTTAGAAACAGCAGTTGAAATGAATCGCAATGAGTGGTTTAATGAATCTAGGGGAATTATTTGGAAATGGTTTCAATTAATTTCTCAAAATGAAAAACAGGCTTTTATTTTTGTTCAAACAGATGTGATGCCTCACTTTAAAGAACGTGAGCAACAACTGTTAATTTTTGAATTATTGTTATTGGCTTATCGAGATGCGTTGATGCTTTTATATGGTTCCGTTGATTTATTAGCCTATCCTCAATATCAAAAAAATTTACAGGAGTTTCTGGCGCAAAGTCGAGGAAAAGATATTACTCAGGCAATCGAAACGATTTTGTTCAGTAAGAAAAAACTGGAAAGCAATGTTTCTGCTCAAGGTGTATTTGAACAAATGGTCCTTCTATTAATGAGTGTATCTCCCGTAAAAACAAGATAA
- a CDS encoding cyclic-di-AMP receptor, which yields MKLVLAIVQDKDSGRLSNEFVDAGVRATKLSTTGGFLKAGNTTFIVGIEDERVQEVLNIIKDTCQAREQFMTPPISLDVSMDTHMPYPIEVQVGGATVFVMPVDQFHQF from the coding sequence ATGAAATTAGTACTAGCGATTGTACAAGATAAAGATAGCGGACGTTTATCAAATGAATTTGTGGATGCTGGAGTTCGTGCCACTAAACTTTCAACAACAGGTGGCTTTTTAAAAGCAGGAAATACGACATTTATTGTTGGGATTGAAGATGAACGTGTTCAGGAAGTACTGAATATTATTAAAGATACTTGTCAGGCAAGAGAACAATTTATGACGCCTCCAATTAGTTTAGATGTTTCAATGGACACACATATGCCTTATCCGATTGAAGTTCAAGTTGGTGGTGCAACTGTCTTTGTTATGCCAGTTGATCAGTTCCATCAATTTTAA
- the tmk gene encoding dTMP kinase, translated as MEGIFITIEGPDGAGKTSVLRELLPRLEDAMTIDIVATREPGGSRIAEEIRELILNPANTEMDVRTEALLYTASRRQHLVEKIKPTLARGALLICDRFVDSSLVYQGAGRGIGIQEVAEMNRFATEGIEPDLTLYLDIEASVGLERINRSKEERQFDRLDQEKLEFHEQVRAAYLTLVEDNQERIILIDAAGSIEEVVTTCFNLIKERFPTRF; from the coding sequence GTGGAAGGTATTTTTATAACGATTGAAGGTCCAGATGGTGCTGGTAAGACGAGTGTACTTCGGGAGTTGTTGCCAAGGCTTGAGGACGCGATGACAATTGATATTGTTGCAACTAGAGAGCCAGGCGGTAGTCGAATTGCTGAAGAAATTCGCGAATTAATTTTAAATCCAGCGAATACAGAAATGGATGTTCGAACAGAAGCTTTGCTTTATACTGCATCTCGCAGACAACATTTAGTAGAAAAAATTAAACCAACATTGGCAAGAGGAGCATTATTAATTTGTGATCGTTTTGTGGATAGTTCATTGGTTTATCAAGGTGCTGGTCGTGGAATTGGTATTCAAGAAGTTGCTGAAATGAATCGATTTGCAACAGAGGGAATTGAGCCAGACTTAACGCTTTATTTAGATATTGAAGCCAGTGTAGGTTTGGAGCGGATTAATCGTAGTAAGGAAGAACGTCAATTTGACCGATTGGATCAAGAAAAACTTGAATTTCATGAACAAGTTCGTGCTGCCTACTTAACTTTAGTGGAAGATAATCAAGAACGAATTATATTAATTGATGCTGCAGGATCAATTGAAGAAGTAGTTACAACGTGCTTTAATTTAATTAAGGAACGATTTCCAACAAGATTTTAA
- a CDS encoding DUF1576 domain-containing protein: MKGKLAKTSEQVLEKQEGFTKNEVTEDTKYYLLVAFSLSLMMLGFVFQTPGEIWEGMKLIMTSSGKLLTDYMELASIGAAFFNSGLLTLLSVLMVRSQKVSISGPLVAGILTVCGFSLFGKNLFNSIPITLGVVLYAKFEHRPFSHFLLISLFGTALGPVVSELAFGMGFEPVTGILIGYGVGIIIGAILPPLSGHFLSFHKGFSLYNIGFTSGIIGMFITSVIRMFGGTIESASILSSGNNVNMSIVVFSFCLLLFMLGFYYNGKSLSGYPLLLKHSGKLVTDFFLLEGFGKTLINMALQGVIATCYVLLVGGQLNGPIIGGIFTIIGFSAFGKHPRNSIPIFIGVYLASILNIYQPDSTNALLAALFGTTLAPISGYYGSVYGIIAGFMHMALVMNVGYLHGGMNLYNNGFSGGFTAALLVPIYDAILSRKKE, encoded by the coding sequence ATGAAAGGAAAGTTAGCTAAAACCAGTGAACAAGTACTTGAAAAGCAGGAAGGTTTTACAAAAAATGAAGTGACGGAGGATACTAAATATTATTTATTAGTCGCTTTTAGTCTTTCCTTAATGATGTTAGGTTTTGTGTTTCAAACACCAGGAGAAATCTGGGAAGGCATGAAACTTATTATGACTTCTTCAGGAAAACTGTTAACGGATTATATGGAATTAGCTTCAATTGGTGCAGCTTTTTTTAATAGTGGCTTATTGACATTATTAAGTGTTTTAATGGTTCGTTCGCAAAAAGTGAGTATTTCAGGACCACTTGTTGCAGGGATTTTAACAGTTTGTGGATTTTCATTATTTGGGAAAAATTTATTTAATTCGATTCCGATTACATTAGGGGTTGTATTATATGCTAAATTCGAGCATCGTCCATTTTCACATTTCTTATTGATTAGTTTATTTGGAACAGCATTAGGACCGGTAGTAAGTGAGCTAGCCTTTGGTATGGGATTTGAACCGGTGACGGGAATTTTAATTGGCTATGGTGTAGGAATTATTATTGGTGCGATTTTGCCACCGCTATCAGGTCATTTTTTAAGCTTCCATAAAGGATTTAGTTTATATAATATTGGCTTTACTTCGGGGATTATCGGGATGTTTATTACATCGGTTATTCGTATGTTTGGTGGCACTATTGAAAGCGCCTCGATTTTATCTAGTGGAAATAATGTTAACATGTCGATTGTTGTATTTAGCTTTTGTTTGCTGTTATTTATGCTTGGTTTTTATTATAATGGTAAGAGCTTAAGTGGTTATCCGTTGTTATTAAAACATTCAGGGAAACTAGTGACAGATTTCTTTTTATTAGAAGGATTTGGGAAAACTTTAATTAATATGGCCTTGCAAGGTGTGATTGCAACGTGTTATGTTTTATTAGTTGGTGGACAATTAAATGGTCCAATCATTGGTGGGATCTTTACGATTATTGGATTCAGTGCTTTTGGAAAACATCCACGAAATAGTATTCCAATTTTTATTGGAGTGTATCTAGCTTCGATTTTGAATATTTATCAACCGGATTCTACAAATGCTTTGCTAGCAGCGTTATTCGGTACAACGTTGGCACCGATTAGTGGATATTATGGAAGTGTTTATGGAATTATTGCAGGGTTTATGCACATGGCGTTGGTCATGAACGTTGGTTATTTACATGGTGGAATGAACTTGTATAATAATGGTTTTTCAGGAGGCTTTACAGCAGCACTCTTGGTTCCCATCTATGATGCTATTTTGAGTCGGAAAAAGGAGTAA
- a CDS encoding aminotransferase class I/II-fold pyridoxal phosphate-dependent enzyme: MKESSYFNQQQRPLFAALKQHGEKEQFSFHVPGHKNGLNWIDEMAVFRDVLKFDQTEVTGLDYLHESEGVLKESQDLLTDFYQSQQSYYLVNGSTVGNLAMIMGTTTKGGSVFVDRNVHQSIIHGLELNGLQPIFLAPEIDVQNQSPVGISLETLRNAFMRYPTVEALILTYPTYDGAIYPIKELLALAKEYKCITLVDEAHGAHFVVAEKNREFPMSALAYGADIVVQSAHKMLPALTQGAYLHIGTSLSQPHKKRVEHYLHMFQSSSPSYLLMLSLEYARWFVANLTVRDSEASCELVRIWAKWFQQHDLKVSFCDDPLKLIVASDRLNGSELSQVIESVGLFPELADEKKILLTFPLIKVEQMIDFQPNDNSLVVPDKKKSLQKFQKIERLPSYPGCTNLAIDYGKQQELETEKLDWEMCLNRVSAKNIIPYPPGVPLVLKGERVAEEQLKQLHVWHNQKARIVGLDDKAQMEVYCEEV; encoded by the coding sequence ATGAAGGAGAGTAGTTACTTCAATCAACAACAACGGCCTCTTTTTGCAGCTTTGAAGCAGCATGGAGAGAAAGAGCAGTTTTCCTTCCATGTTCCAGGTCATAAAAATGGATTAAACTGGATTGATGAAATGGCTGTATTTAGAGACGTATTGAAATTTGATCAAACAGAAGTCACAGGCTTAGATTATTTACATGAATCAGAAGGTGTATTAAAAGAAAGTCAGGATTTATTGACTGATTTTTATCAAAGTCAGCAAAGTTATTATTTAGTAAATGGTTCAACTGTAGGGAATCTGGCAATGATTATGGGAACGACAACTAAAGGTGGTAGCGTTTTTGTTGATCGTAATGTGCATCAGTCAATTATTCATGGATTAGAACTAAATGGATTGCAGCCAATCTTTTTAGCACCAGAGATTGATGTTCAAAATCAGTCGCCAGTGGGAATTTCTCTAGAAACTTTACGAAATGCTTTTATGCGTTATCCAACCGTAGAAGCTTTAATTTTAACTTATCCAACATATGATGGAGCGATTTATCCTATCAAGGAGTTACTAGCGTTAGCTAAAGAATACAAGTGTATAACTTTAGTGGATGAAGCTCATGGAGCGCACTTTGTAGTAGCAGAGAAAAATAGGGAGTTTCCAATGTCGGCTTTGGCTTATGGTGCAGATATAGTTGTGCAATCAGCTCATAAAATGTTACCGGCTCTGACTCAGGGAGCGTATTTGCATATTGGTACGTCACTTTCTCAGCCTCATAAAAAGCGGGTGGAGCATTATTTACATATGTTCCAGTCTAGTAGCCCATCTTATTTATTGATGTTGTCGTTAGAATATGCTCGTTGGTTTGTGGCAAATTTGACAGTTAGGGATAGTGAAGCAAGTTGTGAATTAGTGCGTATATGGGCTAAGTGGTTCCAACAGCATGACTTGAAGGTCTCGTTTTGTGATGATCCATTAAAATTAATTGTAGCTTCGGACAGATTGAATGGGAGTGAACTAAGTCAGGTGATTGAGTCGGTTGGGCTATTTCCTGAACTGGCAGATGAGAAAAAAATACTTCTGACCTTTCCGTTAATAAAAGTGGAGCAGATGATTGATTTTCAACCAAATGACAATAGTTTAGTTGTGCCAGATAAAAAAAAATCGTTACAAAAATTTCAAAAAATAGAACGTCTACCTAGCTATCCCGGGTGTACTAATCTAGCGATTGACTATGGGAAGCAGCAAGAATTAGAAACGGAAAAGTTAGATTGGGAGATGTGCTTAAATCGGGTGAGTGCTAAAAATATTATTCCTTATCCGCCGGGAGTTCCGTTAGTGTTAAAAGGTGAGCGAGTTGCAGAAGAACAGTTAAAACAACTTCATGTGTGGCATAATCAAAAGGCAAGAATTGTTGGCTTGGATGATAAAGCGCAAATGGAAGTGTATTGTGAGGAAGTTTAG
- a CDS encoding YaaL family protein, which translates to MVFGRRKKGLLRKEYDEELLELMYRTKDEWEYKKGIEDSVFDKDGLLFSQTKLAEAKYFYLFKEARIREIKSTKVR; encoded by the coding sequence ATGGTATTTGGCAGAAGAAAAAAAGGGCTATTGCGTAAAGAATACGATGAAGAATTACTTGAGTTGATGTATCGTACCAAAGATGAGTGGGAGTACAAAAAAGGCATCGAGGATTCTGTATTTGATAAGGATGGTCTGTTATTTTCTCAAACAAAATTGGCAGAGGCAAAGTATTTTTATCTATTCAAAGAGGCTCGGATTAGAGAAATAAAAAGCACAAAAGTAAGATAA
- the recR gene encoding recombination mediator RecR has product MHYPEPISKLIDSYQKLPGIGAKTAARLAFFTIDMKEEDVTDFAKALISAKRDLHYCSICGNITEEDPCEICQDKTRDRSVVLVVEDPKDVISMEKMREYHGLYHVLHGVLSPIEGTGPEDINIPSLIKRLQADEINEVIIATNATAEGEATAMYLSRLIKPAGIKVTRLAHGLSVGSDIEYADEITLLKAVEGRREL; this is encoded by the coding sequence ATGCATTATCCAGAACCGATTTCAAAATTAATTGATAGTTATCAAAAATTACCGGGAATTGGCGCGAAAACGGCAGCACGTTTAGCATTCTTTACGATTGATATGAAGGAAGAGGATGTTACCGATTTTGCTAAAGCCCTAATTAGTGCTAAACGAGATTTACATTATTGTTCGATTTGTGGCAATATTACCGAGGAAGATCCTTGCGAAATCTGCCAAGATAAAACTCGTGATCGGAGTGTTGTTTTAGTAGTAGAAGATCCTAAAGATGTCATTTCAATGGAGAAAATGCGTGAATATCATGGGCTGTATCATGTTTTACATGGTGTTTTGTCTCCAATTGAGGGAACAGGACCTGAAGATATTAATATTCCTAGCTTGATTAAACGTTTGCAGGCAGATGAAATTAATGAAGTGATTATTGCAACGAATGCAACAGCAGAAGGCGAAGCAACGGCTATGTATTTGTCACGTTTGATTAAACCAGCAGGGATTAAAGTAACACGATTAGCTCATGGTTTGTCTGTCGGAAGTGACATTGAGTACGCAGATGAGATTACCTTGCTTAAGGCTGTTGAAGGTCGAAGAGAACTTTAA
- a CDS encoding YbaB/EbfC family nucleoid-associated protein translates to MRGMGNMQGMMKQMQKMQKEMGETQEALNQKEFVASSSSDLVTVTMTGDKKMKDIVIKPEAVDPDDIEMLQDLVIMATNAVLEKIEVETQATMGKFTKGIPGF, encoded by the coding sequence ATGCGTGGAATGGGAAATATGCAAGGTATGATGAAACAAATGCAAAAAATGCAAAAGGAAATGGGCGAAACGCAAGAGGCTCTAAACCAAAAAGAGTTTGTTGCAAGTTCAAGTAGCGATTTAGTAACGGTTACAATGACTGGTGATAAAAAAATGAAAGATATTGTCATTAAACCAGAAGCTGTGGATCCAGATGATATTGAAATGTTACAAGATTTAGTTATTATGGCAACAAATGCTGTTTTAGAAAAGATTGAAGTTGAAACGCAAGCAACAATGGGCAAATTCACTAAAGGAATTCCAGGATTCTAA
- the dnaX gene encoding DNA polymerase III subunit gamma/tau: MSYQALYRVWRPQRFQDIAGQRAITQTLRNALIQGKSSHAYLFTGPRGTGKTSAAKIFAKAINCHFLENGEPCNECESCKAITSGQLNDVIEIDAASNNGVEEIRDIRDKAKYAPTSADYKVYIIDEVHMLSTGAFNALLKTLEEPPKNVIFILATTEPHKIPLTIISRTQRFDFKRISVKDICERMVYILNQEKIGFEDAALPVIARVAEGGMRDALSILDQVISYGDDMVTLANAMSVTGSLTQELLLNYFDAILTHNTEQGLSLLQSILAEGKDAARFVEDLILFSRDLLVYQQAPQMIELLEEASADSSFKELSEKMPAESLYQVITILNETQSEMRFSNHPDIYLEVATVKMTQLRGTTGVTAVVSEMPIPVHTANSVQSQPSSNGDVSQLEAEMQALKKQLQEMKEQGIGTAVKKAPAKVVQKKANGGQFKPNTTAIYSVLKEATKDNLLQLRDLWPDLLNMLSVTQRAIMKASTPVAASPSGLIVSFEYDILCQKATNDTELSEAISEYMRRLIGHTPTMICVPSEQWPTIRTQYLSQNKAASSPSEESPASPAMNQGSATGTQGTKPVTESNSTKPEPQQSQQAEFTNVPSPFDGLDDFAAPPEENPEDNSIVSEAMQLFGESIVEVIND, from the coding sequence ATGAGCTATCAAGCACTTTATCGGGTATGGCGTCCCCAACGTTTTCAAGACATTGCCGGACAGCGTGCCATTACACAAACACTTAGAAATGCTTTGATTCAAGGGAAATCAAGTCATGCTTATTTATTCACTGGACCTAGAGGAACAGGTAAAACAAGTGCGGCGAAGATTTTTGCCAAGGCTATTAACTGTCATTTTTTAGAGAATGGCGAGCCTTGTAATGAATGTGAATCATGTAAAGCAATTACTTCTGGACAGTTAAATGATGTTATTGAAATTGATGCGGCTAGTAACAATGGTGTTGAAGAAATTCGCGACATTCGGGATAAGGCAAAATATGCACCAACTAGTGCTGACTATAAAGTTTATATTATTGATGAAGTGCATATGCTTTCTACAGGGGCCTTCAATGCACTCTTAAAAACATTAGAAGAACCGCCTAAAAATGTTATTTTTATTCTCGCAACAACAGAACCTCATAAGATACCTTTGACGATTATTTCACGAACACAGCGTTTTGATTTTAAACGTATTTCTGTGAAGGATATTTGTGAGCGAATGGTGTATATTTTAAATCAAGAAAAAATTGGTTTTGAAGATGCAGCATTACCAGTTATTGCTCGGGTCGCTGAAGGTGGAATGCGGGATGCTTTGAGCATTTTAGATCAAGTTATTTCATATGGAGATGATATGGTCACTTTAGCTAACGCTATGAGTGTTACTGGAAGTTTAACTCAAGAGCTCTTACTTAATTATTTTGATGCGATTTTAACGCATAATACTGAGCAAGGGCTGTCTCTCTTACAAAGTATTTTGGCAGAAGGAAAAGATGCTGCCCGTTTTGTTGAGGATTTAATCTTATTCAGTCGAGATTTACTCGTTTATCAGCAAGCTCCGCAAATGATTGAATTGTTGGAAGAAGCTAGTGCTGATAGTAGTTTTAAAGAGTTAAGTGAGAAAATGCCAGCAGAGAGTTTGTATCAAGTGATTACGATTTTAAATGAAACTCAAAGTGAGATGCGTTTTAGCAATCATCCGGATATTTATCTTGAAGTGGCAACTGTTAAAATGACCCAATTACGTGGAACTACGGGAGTGACGGCAGTGGTAAGTGAGATGCCAATTCCAGTGCATACTGCCAATTCAGTTCAAAGTCAGCCATCATCAAATGGAGATGTTTCCCAACTAGAAGCAGAAATGCAAGCTTTGAAAAAACAACTACAAGAAATGAAAGAGCAAGGTATCGGTACAGCTGTTAAAAAAGCACCAGCTAAAGTGGTTCAAAAGAAAGCGAATGGTGGTCAGTTTAAGCCGAATACTACAGCGATTTATAGTGTGTTAAAAGAAGCGACTAAAGATAATTTACTACAATTACGTGATTTGTGGCCAGACTTGTTGAATATGTTATCGGTAACGCAACGTGCGATTATGAAAGCTTCAACACCAGTAGCAGCCAGCCCAAGTGGTTTAATTGTTTCATTTGAATACGATATTTTGTGTCAAAAAGCAACGAATGATACTGAGTTGAGTGAAGCGATTAGTGAGTATATGCGCCGTTTGATTGGACATACACCCACTATGATTTGTGTGCCAAGTGAACAATGGCCAACGATTCGCACGCAATATCTAAGTCAAAATAAAGCAGCTTCAAGTCCAAGTGAGGAATCTCCTGCATCACCAGCGATGAATCAAGGATCTGCTACTGGAACTCAAGGCACAAAGCCAGTAACCGAATCAAATTCAACTAAACCAGAGCCTCAACAATCACAGCAAGCGGAATTTACAAATGTACCTTCACCATTTGATGGTTTAGATGATTTTGCCGCACCACCGGAAGAAAATCCAGAGGATAACTCGATTGTTAGTGAAGCCATGCAGTTGTTTGGAGAATCAATTGTTGAAGTAATTAATGACTAG
- a CDS encoding YccF domain-containing protein: MSTLGNILWFIFGGLVSGLGWILAGILWSITIVGIPIGQQCFKIAGLTFFPFGKEVVYNGSSLSIVVDIIWLIVSGLPLAITHLVSGAIFCITIVGIPFGLQCFKLARLALMPFGAEVVQK, translated from the coding sequence ATGAGTACTTTAGGAAATATTTTATGGTTTATTTTTGGTGGATTAGTGTCCGGACTTGGTTGGATTTTAGCAGGTATTTTGTGGTCAATTACGATTGTTGGGATTCCAATCGGGCAACAGTGTTTTAAGATAGCAGGTTTGACATTCTTTCCATTTGGTAAAGAAGTCGTCTATAATGGTTCCAGTTTGTCGATTGTGGTAGATATTATTTGGTTGATTGTTAGTGGGCTTCCATTAGCGATAACACATTTAGTTAGTGGAGCTATTTTTTGCATCACAATTGTGGGAATTCCATTCGGATTACAATGTTTCAAATTAGCACGTCTTGCTTTAATGCCTTTCGGTGCTGAAGTAGTTCAAAAATAA